From Pseudomonas sp. stari2, a single genomic window includes:
- the xthA gene encoding exodeoxyribonuclease III, with the protein MKIVSFNINGLRARPHQLAALIEKHQPDVIGLQETKVHDDQFPLEEVRALGYHVYFHGQKGHYGVALLSRQEPIAVHKGFATDEEDAQRRFIWGTFADANGVPVTIMNGYFPQGESRDHPTKFPAKQRFYSDLQALLESQFNNEQPLVVMGDVNISPEDCDIGIGPDNMKRWLKTGKCSFLPEEREWMARLKNWGLTDSFRHLNPDVADIFSWFDYRSRGFEDEPKRGLRIDVILASHGLLPRVKAAGVDYELRGMEKPSDHAPIWLELS; encoded by the coding sequence ATGAAGATCGTTTCCTTCAACATCAACGGACTGCGGGCCCGCCCGCATCAGCTGGCGGCGCTGATCGAAAAGCATCAGCCGGACGTCATCGGCCTGCAGGAAACCAAGGTCCACGACGATCAGTTCCCTCTGGAAGAAGTGCGGGCCCTGGGTTATCACGTGTATTTCCACGGCCAGAAAGGCCATTACGGCGTCGCCCTGCTCTCGCGCCAGGAGCCGATTGCCGTGCACAAAGGCTTTGCCACCGATGAAGAAGACGCGCAGCGGCGTTTTATCTGGGGCACTTTCGCCGACGCCAACGGCGTTCCGGTGACGATCATGAACGGCTATTTCCCACAGGGTGAAAGCCGTGACCACCCAACCAAATTCCCGGCCAAGCAGCGTTTCTACAGCGATCTGCAAGCACTGCTGGAGAGCCAGTTCAACAATGAACAGCCGCTGGTGGTGATGGGCGATGTGAACATTTCGCCGGAAGACTGCGACATCGGCATCGGCCCGGACAACATGAAGCGCTGGCTGAAAACCGGCAAATGCAGCTTCCTGCCGGAAGAGCGCGAGTGGATGGCCCGCCTGAAAAACTGGGGCCTGACCGACAGTTTCCGCCACCTGAACCCGGACGTGGCCGATATCTTCAGCTGGTTCGACTACCGCAGCCGTGGTTTTGAAGACGAGCCGAAGCGCGGTCTGCGGATCGACGTGATCCTGGCTTCCCACGGTTTGCTGCCACGGGTGAAAGCCGCCGGTGTCGACTATGAACTGCGCGGGATGGAAAAGCCTTCGGACCACGCGCCGATCTGGCTTGAATTGAGCTGA
- a CDS encoding N-acetyltransferase → MPETSTAIADIHMLDRGYSREARSLLYQAYRHEPTFAYLFEAERPGYEQRVRATVRELVKQHFLQDLPAIGLLVNDRLIGIALIAPPQRRLGVTESWAWRLRMVLSTGFRCTRRYLEYHAAVEACVPTDSVHMLPLLGVHPQFQGKHFGEQLLQAVHNWCAVDESSQGVILDTGNPRYLEFYKRQGYEEIGEVAVGPVREHVFFHANPQVLQTATG, encoded by the coding sequence ATGCCTGAAACCTCGACCGCCATCGCCGACATCCACATGCTCGACCGCGGCTATTCCCGTGAAGCACGATCCTTGCTGTATCAGGCTTACCGTCACGAGCCGACCTTCGCTTATCTGTTCGAGGCCGAGCGTCCGGGTTATGAACAACGCGTGCGCGCGACGGTGCGAGAACTGGTCAAACAGCATTTCCTGCAGGATCTGCCGGCCATCGGCCTGTTGGTCAATGATCGTCTGATCGGGATCGCCCTGATCGCGCCGCCGCAACGGCGTCTGGGTGTTACCGAGAGTTGGGCCTGGCGTTTGCGCATGGTGTTGAGCACCGGTTTCCGCTGCACCCGGCGCTATCTGGAGTATCACGCCGCCGTTGAAGCCTGCGTGCCCACCGATTCGGTTCACATGCTGCCGTTGTTGGGTGTGCATCCACAATTTCAGGGCAAGCACTTCGGCGAGCAGCTGCTGCAAGCGGTGCACAACTGGTGCGCGGTGGATGAAAGCTCCCAAGGCGTGATCCTCGATACCGGCAACCCGCGTTACCTGGAGTTTTACAAGCGTCAGGGCTACGAGGAAATTGGCGAAGTCGCCGTCGGACCGGTGCGCGAGCATGTATTTTTCCACGCCAATCCGCAGGTGTTACAAACTGCAACGGGATGA
- a CDS encoding translocation/assembly module TamB domain-containing protein, with amino-acid sequence MKRGLKISALALLSLVLLIVLSVTAVLGTQAGSRWVLGLVPGLSVDNFQGRLGGQWSADHLVWQQDSSRVELNKPIFEWSPLCLTRMTLCVEQLKADQVILQFPPGEETTDSGPIKLPDLQLPVAIELGDVQVGSLLFNGSEQLKGLQLAAHWTAKGMQIDSVKLQRDDLSLNLSGLLQPTGNWPLNIAGDLTLPSPGTGPWTLALKVDGDLLKTLNLHADSRGYLDGQLSGELKPLAENLPAKVRITSEAFKPSADLPDTLQLNQLVLTGEGDLKNGYQLLGNATLPADKGPVALLLKGKVDAKGAQIAGLDLTANDKQSLKLTGNVDWSKGLSAQANINWQDFPWHRLYSEIEEPQVALRTFTGEVSYTDGQYLGNFAAAMDGPAGAFSLSSPFSGNLKQIFLPQFKLEAGQGKAEGHVNVQFADGIVWDTALELSALNPAYWMAELPGTLAGPLKSTGEMKNERLSLNADLDLKGKLRGQPAVLQAKADGAGEQWNLNALQIRLGDNSINGKGSLQQKLIGQIDIKLPRLAQLWPQLRGQINGRVDVAGTLKAPQGKLDLQGSQLVFQDNRLQSLNLDATLDSAQRAKIDLKGSGIQAGDTNLGVLTVSAQGDIKNQKLNLDLLGPKLKLALGLDGNLDKGNWRGRLASGDIQAGGQDWKLQNPAKLERLADGKINFGAHCWMSGNASLCGEDQRLMPEPKLRYHLKQFPIESLAQWLPKDFAWQGKLNADLQLDLPASGPNGQISVDASGGTLRMKEKDQWLDFPYQTLKLTSKLTPKRIDTDLNFVGGKLGELMVQAQLNPLPKNKPLNGSFRLSGLDLSVARPFVPMVEKLTGRLNGSGTISGGLLAPLVNGTVQLSDGEVSGPELPLQLQDLRLQAVIAGESVRLDGGWKSGKTGQGSLSGNVAWGQALVVDLALKGTQLPVTVEPYAKLEVAPDLKISMAGDELAIAGKVLVPRGEITVRELPPSTVKVSDDTIIVGAQTEEGKPPMAMKMDIDVVVGEDKLSFAGFGLTANLQGHVHIGDNMDTRGELWLNDGRYRAYGQRLTVRRARLLFAGPIDQPYLDIEAIRQTDDVIAGIRLSGSAEQPTTQIFSEPAMSQEQALSYLVLGRPLSSNGEDNNMLAQAALGLGLMGSSGVTSGLAKDLGIQDFQLDTQGSGNTTSVVASGNISEKLSLRYGVGVFEPANTIALRYKLSKKVYLEAASGVASSLDIFYKRDF; translated from the coding sequence GTGAAGCGTGGTTTGAAGATTTCCGCTCTGGCGCTGTTGTCGCTGGTGCTGTTGATTGTATTGAGCGTCACCGCCGTACTCGGTACACAAGCCGGCAGCCGTTGGGTGCTGGGGCTGGTGCCGGGCTTGAGCGTGGATAACTTTCAGGGGCGCCTCGGCGGACAATGGAGCGCCGATCATCTGGTGTGGCAACAGGACAGCAGTCGCGTCGAGCTCAACAAACCGATCTTCGAATGGTCGCCGCTGTGCCTGACACGTATGACGCTATGCGTCGAGCAGCTCAAGGCCGATCAGGTCATCCTGCAATTCCCGCCTGGCGAAGAAACCACCGACAGCGGTCCGATTAAACTCCCGGATCTGCAATTGCCGGTAGCCATCGAACTGGGCGACGTTCAGGTCGGCAGCCTGTTGTTCAACGGCAGCGAGCAGCTCAAGGGCCTGCAACTGGCGGCACACTGGACTGCCAAGGGCATGCAGATCGACAGCGTGAAACTGCAACGCGACGACCTGAGCCTGAACCTCTCCGGCCTGTTGCAACCGACCGGTAACTGGCCGTTGAACATCGCCGGTGATCTGACCCTGCCGTCACCGGGCACCGGCCCATGGACGCTTGCACTCAAAGTCGACGGCGATCTGCTCAAGACTCTTAATCTGCACGCCGACAGCCGTGGCTACCTCGACGGCCAGTTGAGCGGCGAGCTGAAACCGCTGGCGGAAAACCTGCCGGCCAAGGTGCGCATCACCTCCGAGGCGTTCAAGCCGAGCGCCGATCTGCCGGACACCCTGCAATTGAATCAACTGGTATTGACCGGCGAAGGCGACCTGAAAAACGGTTACCAATTGCTCGGCAATGCGACGTTGCCTGCGGATAAAGGTCCGGTAGCGCTGTTGCTCAAAGGCAAGGTTGACGCCAAGGGTGCACAGATTGCCGGCCTCGACCTGACCGCCAATGACAAACAGAGCCTCAAGCTCACCGGCAACGTGGATTGGAGCAAAGGCCTCAGCGCCCAGGCCAATATCAATTGGCAGGACTTTCCGTGGCATCGGCTCTATTCCGAGATCGAAGAACCGCAAGTCGCCTTGCGCACGTTCACTGGTGAAGTCTCTTACACCGACGGCCAATACCTCGGCAATTTCGCCGCCGCAATGGATGGCCCGGCCGGGGCGTTCAGCCTGAGCAGTCCGTTCAGTGGCAATCTCAAGCAGATCTTCCTCCCGCAATTCAAGCTCGAAGCGGGTCAGGGCAAGGCCGAAGGGCATGTGAACGTGCAGTTCGCCGACGGCATTGTCTGGGACACCGCGCTGGAATTGTCCGCGCTCAACCCGGCGTACTGGATGGCTGAATTGCCGGGCACGTTGGCAGGGCCGTTGAAAAGCACAGGCGAAATGAAAAACGAGCGCCTGAGCCTCAACGCCGACCTCGATCTCAAAGGCAAACTGCGCGGGCAACCGGCGGTGCTGCAAGCCAAGGCTGACGGCGCGGGCGAACAGTGGAATCTGAATGCCCTGCAAATCCGTCTCGGCGACAACAGCATCAATGGCAAGGGCAGTCTGCAACAGAAGCTCATCGGGCAGATCGATATCAAGCTGCCGCGTCTGGCCCAGCTCTGGCCGCAGTTGCGCGGGCAGATCAACGGTCGAGTCGATGTCGCCGGTACGCTGAAAGCACCGCAAGGCAAGCTCGACCTGCAAGGCTCGCAATTGGTGTTCCAGGACAACCGCCTGCAAAGCCTCAACCTCGACGCCACCCTCGACAGCGCGCAGCGGGCGAAAATCGATCTGAAGGGTAGCGGCATCCAGGCTGGCGACACGAACCTGGGTGTGTTGACCGTCAGCGCTCAGGGCGATATCAAAAATCAGAAGCTCAACCTCGACCTGCTCGGGCCAAAGCTGAAACTCGCGCTGGGGCTGGACGGCAATCTGGACAAAGGCAACTGGCGCGGGCGACTGGCCAGCGGTGACATTCAGGCCGGCGGTCAGGACTGGAAGCTGCAAAACCCGGCCAAACTCGAACGTCTGGCCGACGGCAAGATCAACTTCGGCGCCCATTGCTGGATGTCCGGCAATGCCAGCCTGTGCGGCGAAGACCAGCGGTTGATGCCGGAGCCGAAGCTGCGCTACCACCTCAAGCAGTTCCCGATCGAAAGCCTGGCGCAATGGCTGCCCAAGGATTTCGCCTGGCAGGGCAAGCTCAATGCCGACCTGCAGCTGGACCTGCCGGCCAGCGGCCCGAACGGCCAGATCAGCGTCGATGCCAGCGGCGGCACCTTGCGCATGAAGGAAAAGGATCAGTGGCTGGACTTCCCGTACCAGACCCTCAAGCTGACCAGCAAACTCACGCCGAAACGCATCGACACTGATCTCAATTTCGTCGGTGGCAAACTCGGTGAGCTGATGGTGCAGGCGCAGCTCAATCCGCTGCCGAAGAACAAACCGCTGAATGGCTCGTTCCGTCTCAGCGGGCTGGATCTGTCGGTGGCCCGGCCGTTCGTGCCGATGGTCGAGAAACTCACCGGGCGCCTGAACGGCAGCGGCACGATTTCCGGCGGCCTGCTCGCGCCGCTGGTCAACGGCACCGTGCAACTCAGTGACGGTGAAGTGTCCGGCCCGGAACTGCCGTTGCAGTTGCAGGATCTGCGACTGCAAGCGGTGATCGCTGGCGAATCGGTGCGCCTGGACGGCGGCTGGAAAAGCGGCAAGACCGGGCAGGGCAGCCTCAGCGGCAACGTCGCATGGGGCCAGGCGCTGGTGGTGGATCTGGCGCTCAAGGGTACGCAACTGCCGGTGACCGTCGAACCCTACGCCAAGCTTGAAGTGGCGCCGGACCTCAAGATTTCCATGGCCGGCGACGAACTGGCGATTGCCGGCAAAGTGCTGGTGCCCCGAGGCGAAATCACCGTGCGCGAATTGCCGCCATCCACGGTGAAAGTCTCTGATGACACGATCATCGTCGGTGCGCAGACCGAAGAGGGCAAGCCACCGATGGCCATGAAGATGGACATCGACGTGGTGGTCGGCGAGGACAAACTGAGCTTCGCCGGGTTCGGCCTGACCGCCAATCTGCAAGGTCACGTGCACATCGGCGACAACATGGACACCCGTGGCGAACTGTGGCTCAACGACGGTCGCTACCGTGCCTACGGCCAGCGCCTGACGGTGCGCCGTGCGCGCCTGTTGTTTGCCGGGCCGATCGATCAGCCTTATCTGGACATCGAAGCGATCCGCCAGACCGACGACGTGATCGCCGGTATTCGCCTGAGCGGCAGCGCCGAACAGCCGACCACGCAGATCTTCTCGGAGCCGGCGATGAGCCAGGAGCAGGCGCTGTCCTATCTGGTGCTGGGGCGTCCGCTGAGCAGCAACGGCGAAGACAACAACATGCTTGCGCAAGCGGCGCTCGGTCTGGGCCTGATGGGCAGTTCCGGGGTCACCAGCGGTCTGGCCAAGGACCTGGGGATTCAGGATTTCCAGCTCGACACCCAGGGCAGCGGCAACACCACCAGCGTGGTAGCCAGCGGCAATATCTCCGAGAAGCTGAGCCTGCGTTATGGTGTTGGCGTGTTCGAGCCCGCCAACACCATCGCCCTGCGCTACAAACTCAGCAAAAAGGTCTACCTCGAAGCTGCCAGTGGCGTAGCCAGTTCGCTGGATATCTTCTACAAGCGCGATTTCTAG
- a CDS encoding autotransporter assembly complex family protein, whose amino-acid sequence MKFPGRFTSGVLMLLSSCAALAQSELDVRIKPSNDELKANIEGYIGSLGDRDEEALQRFSRGAEEQARKAAQALGYYQPQIDSEVKGGEKPRLVLKIDPGEPIRLRNVTVRVDGPAAALKSFRVPKSDVLKPGAVLNHGRYEDAKRLIQNQASRFGFFSGHFTSQKLMVDPRAGVADVELIYESGPRYALGKVSFEGDTPFDEDLLQRMVPFKPGEPYDSELIAELNRDLQSSGYFEGVRVDAAPTAAKDDVIPVAVKLDTRKPRTMGLGLGYSTDVGPRIKANWTRHWVNPQGDSYGWEAELSAPRQNVGLFYDIPLDPPLTDKLRWAGGYQYENIDGSDTLSKLLTFGPEWHSKLPSGWQRVISLKWQREEYQLGDDSGLSTLLMPGISYSYLKSDNRIDPHNGYRLTFESKVAKEGVGSDNNLLYGTALIKGLTTVFDNHRFLGRVQVGGSATNGYNSVPPSLRFFAGGDQSVRGYDYQSLSPENSKGDRIGGRYMVVGSVEYQYSIAEKWRVATFVDQGNSFNKLELPNLKTGVGIGVRWVSPVGPIRLDLAHALDDDGGIRLHFSMGPEL is encoded by the coding sequence ATGAAGTTTCCAGGAAGATTTACCAGTGGCGTGCTCATGCTGTTAAGCAGCTGCGCGGCGCTGGCGCAAAGTGAATTGGATGTGCGGATCAAACCGTCCAACGATGAACTCAAAGCCAATATAGAAGGCTATATCGGCAGCCTCGGCGATCGTGACGAAGAAGCCTTGCAGCGCTTCAGTCGCGGCGCCGAAGAGCAGGCGCGCAAGGCCGCCCAGGCTTTGGGCTACTACCAGCCGCAGATCGACAGTGAAGTGAAGGGCGGAGAAAAACCGCGCCTGGTGCTGAAAATCGATCCCGGCGAACCGATCCGTCTGCGCAATGTGACTGTGCGGGTCGACGGACCCGCTGCCGCCCTCAAATCCTTTCGTGTACCGAAAAGCGACGTGCTCAAGCCCGGTGCAGTGCTCAACCATGGCCGCTACGAAGACGCCAAGCGCCTGATCCAGAATCAGGCCTCGCGCTTCGGTTTCTTCAGTGGTCATTTCACCAGCCAGAAACTGATGGTCGATCCCCGCGCCGGAGTCGCCGATGTCGAGCTGATCTATGAAAGCGGCCCGCGTTATGCGCTGGGCAAGGTCAGTTTCGAAGGCGACACGCCGTTCGATGAAGACCTGCTGCAACGCATGGTGCCGTTCAAACCGGGCGAGCCTTACGACTCCGAGCTGATCGCCGAACTCAACCGCGACCTGCAATCGAGCGGTTACTTTGAAGGCGTGCGGGTCGACGCTGCGCCGACTGCTGCCAAGGACGACGTGATCCCGGTCGCGGTCAAACTCGATACCCGCAAGCCACGCACCATGGGTCTCGGTCTCGGTTACTCCACCGACGTCGGCCCGCGGATCAAGGCCAACTGGACCCGCCACTGGGTCAACCCGCAAGGCGACAGTTACGGCTGGGAGGCCGAATTGTCGGCGCCGCGGCAGAACGTCGGTCTGTTCTATGACATTCCGCTGGATCCGCCGCTGACCGACAAACTGCGCTGGGCCGGTGGTTATCAGTACGAAAACATCGACGGCTCCGACACCCTGAGCAAACTGCTGACCTTCGGCCCGGAATGGCACAGCAAGTTGCCCAGCGGCTGGCAGCGGGTGATCTCGCTGAAGTGGCAGCGCGAGGAATACCAGCTCGGTGACGACTCGGGTCTGAGTACCTTGTTGATGCCCGGCATCAGTTACTCCTACCTGAAAAGTGACAATCGCATCGACCCGCACAACGGTTATCGTCTGACCTTTGAAAGCAAAGTGGCGAAAGAGGGCGTCGGTTCGGACAACAACCTGCTGTATGGCACGGCCCTGATCAAAGGGCTGACCACGGTATTCGACAATCACCGTTTCCTCGGGCGCGTGCAGGTCGGTGGCAGTGCCACCAACGGTTACAACTCGGTGCCGCCATCGCTGCGCTTCTTCGCAGGTGGCGACCAGAGTGTGCGCGGTTACGACTACCAGAGCCTGTCACCGGAGAACTCCAAAGGCGACCGCATCGGCGGGCGCTACATGGTGGTCGGCAGCGTCGAGTACCAATACTCGATCGCCGAAAAATGGCGGGTCGCGACCTTCGTCGATCAGGGCAACTCTTTCAACAAACTCGAACTGCCGAACCTCAAGACCGGGGTCGGTATCGGTGTGCGCTGGGTCTCGCCGGTGGGGCCGATCCGCCTCGACCTGGCCCATGCGCTGGACGACGATGGCGGCATCCGGCTGCACTTTTCCATGGGGCCTGAGCTGTGA
- a CDS encoding fimbrial protein — MKNLSHALLALSIMAAAGHALAADPTPTKAGSGTINFTGTINNDACSVDGAGTNKTISVNMGEVSIKDMGTATAPKGNGTLSVENFDMKINCNAGTKVAMIFEPTKGAGSGIVPGTKVLKLIDGLGAAKNIGIALLDANGALIDLSSPSTAKIENTLQDSNTTLKFSAAYVTTADVATAVAGRGDATLPFTLQYE, encoded by the coding sequence ATGAAAAATCTGTCTCACGCACTTCTCGCCCTTTCAATCATGGCCGCTGCCGGTCACGCTCTCGCAGCAGACCCGACACCGACCAAGGCTGGCAGTGGCACCATCAACTTCACCGGCACCATCAACAACGATGCCTGCTCTGTCGATGGCGCCGGAACGAACAAAACCATTTCCGTCAACATGGGCGAAGTGTCGATCAAGGACATGGGTACCGCCACCGCACCTAAAGGCAACGGTACGCTGAGCGTCGAAAACTTCGACATGAAGATCAACTGCAACGCCGGCACCAAGGTCGCCATGATCTTCGAACCGACCAAGGGCGCAGGCTCGGGCATCGTTCCTGGCACCAAAGTGCTGAAGTTGATCGACGGTCTGGGCGCCGCCAAGAACATCGGTATTGCCCTGCTCGATGCTAACGGTGCGTTGATCGACCTGAGCTCGCCGTCCACGGCGAAGATCGAAAACACTCTGCAAGACAGCAACACCACGCTGAAATTCTCGGCGGCCTACGTCACCACCGCTGATGTAGCGACAGCCGTTGCCGGTCGTGGCGACGCCACCCTGCCGTTCACGCTGCAATACGAATAA
- a CDS encoding molecular chaperone: MFYRHTLSICAGLLGLLMADQAMAGISLSSTRLVFDGQHKEAGITVRNSGEDVLIQSWIDTDTSETAAVPFAVTPPLVRVSGNEQQILRVIYEGTGMPTDRESVVWLNVQEIPQAAKSPNTLQLAVRQRIKVFFRPAELKNNAYLAPSELTWRLAERAGKSLLVVNNPGQYHVSIAEITLQSGALSERPFDSMMIAPGEQKEFSLKQLHHTSTARLLFNSINDYGAQDRYGAQLNNSAETRASLNKESP, encoded by the coding sequence ATGTTCTATCGTCACACACTGTCCATTTGCGCAGGCCTGCTGGGCCTGCTCATGGCCGACCAGGCCATGGCCGGCATTTCATTGAGCAGCACCCGTCTGGTCTTCGACGGTCAGCACAAGGAAGCCGGGATCACCGTGCGCAACAGCGGTGAAGATGTATTGATCCAGTCCTGGATCGACACCGATACCAGCGAAACCGCCGCTGTACCGTTTGCCGTCACCCCGCCACTGGTGCGCGTCAGCGGCAACGAACAGCAAATACTGCGGGTGATCTACGAAGGCACGGGCATGCCGACCGACCGGGAGTCGGTGGTATGGCTCAATGTCCAGGAGATCCCGCAGGCGGCGAAATCCCCCAACACGTTGCAACTGGCCGTGCGTCAACGCATCAAGGTGTTCTTCCGCCCGGCGGAACTGAAAAACAACGCCTATCTGGCACCGAGCGAACTGACCTGGCGCCTGGCCGAACGCGCCGGCAAAAGCCTTCTGGTGGTGAACAACCCTGGCCAGTATCACGTCTCGATTGCCGAGATAACGCTGCAATCCGGCGCTCTCAGCGAACGGCCCTTTGATTCGATGATGATTGCGCCAGGTGAACAAAAAGAGTTCAGCCTTAAACAACTGCATCACACAAGTACAGCCCGCCTGTTATTCAACAGCATTAATGACTATGGCGCACAAGATCGTTATGGCGCGCAACTCAACAACAGCGCCGAGACCCGAGCCAGTTTGAATAAAGAGTCCCCATAA
- a CDS encoding fimbria/pilus outer membrane usher protein: MFLIKRDGWAPFSMALVFSSTCLADGDEQFNTSFLQGAPSSVDLQSLLASSSVLPGIYRVDLYGNETLVGRRDIDFRRHPGTGKVEACLTLEMVQQLGVDLGKLQATGKLIGDDPDACLDLPALIDHANVRYDVPRLRLMVSVPQSAMERGRRGYVDPALWDEGVPAAFINYQLSSSRNSTQAENTLSNNIGLRNGINLGAWRLRNESNFNSSTGRPNTFKSNRSYLQHDVTALKGQFSAGDIFSDADLFDSVRYRGLKLASDDGMRADSERGYAPIIRGIAQSSATVEIRQNNYMLYTANVPPGPFEISDIYPSGSNGDLEVTIIEADGRRRVSLQAFSSLPIMVRQGQLKYSVSAGQFNSNSDDQKSPQFVSSTLAYGVSSNLSTIVGVQASDNFQALSVGAGRNTSIGAVSLDVTHSSSRTFGQAVTGNSLRALYAKTFTGTDTNFTLAAYRYSTEGYRTLTEHVEALSSDGQPRTGNSKTRTDLTVNQSLGRNQQYGSVYVNASDQRYWGRGGSQSLSAGYSNYWGDVSYNIGATYSKDVGNYGPSNNDTLLNLSVSFPLGSKPRAPRAFVSASTQKADDSTQVGINGYLSENSDTYYSVQGGNSSTGGGSGSVNLSTRTSVMDISAGYSQGRGYNSQSLNLAGSVVGHAGGINLGQTVGETFALAQVEGAAGVKIASYSGAKTASNGFAVVPNAQPYRVNWINLDTRDLGGDIEIENATRQVVPRRGAVVLARYASKTGRRVQFALFDSQHRPIPFGASLEDGNGKQLAISDPGGKALALVETDAGTLIINWQGQRCEAPYALPERNKALNYERVSLVCSTPAL; the protein is encoded by the coding sequence ATGTTTTTAATCAAGCGCGACGGATGGGCGCCGTTTTCGATGGCCCTGGTTTTCAGCAGCACCTGCCTGGCAGATGGCGATGAACAGTTCAATACATCGTTTCTGCAAGGCGCTCCGTCCTCTGTGGACCTGCAATCACTGCTCGCCTCCAGTAGCGTGCTGCCCGGTATTTATAGGGTGGACCTCTACGGCAACGAAACCCTGGTCGGCCGTCGCGATATCGACTTCCGCCGCCACCCTGGCACGGGCAAGGTCGAGGCCTGCCTGACCCTGGAGATGGTGCAGCAGTTGGGGGTCGACCTCGGCAAACTGCAAGCTACCGGCAAACTGATCGGCGATGACCCGGATGCCTGTCTGGACCTGCCCGCCTTGATCGATCACGCCAACGTGCGTTACGACGTGCCACGCCTGCGCCTGATGGTCAGCGTGCCGCAAAGCGCCATGGAACGCGGTCGACGCGGTTACGTCGACCCGGCCTTGTGGGACGAGGGCGTGCCCGCAGCGTTTATCAACTATCAATTGAGCAGCAGTCGCAACAGCACCCAGGCTGAAAACACCCTGTCCAACAACATCGGCTTGCGCAACGGTATCAACCTGGGTGCCTGGCGGTTGCGTAACGAATCGAACTTCAACAGCAGCACCGGCCGTCCCAATACTTTCAAAAGCAATCGCAGCTACCTGCAACATGACGTGACCGCCCTGAAGGGGCAGTTCAGTGCCGGGGACATTTTCTCGGATGCCGACCTGTTCGACAGCGTGCGCTATCGCGGCTTGAAACTGGCGTCCGACGACGGCATGCGCGCCGACAGCGAGCGCGGTTATGCGCCCATCATTCGAGGCATTGCGCAGTCCAGTGCCACTGTGGAGATTCGCCAGAACAACTACATGCTCTACACCGCCAATGTGCCACCGGGCCCGTTCGAAATCAGCGATATCTACCCCAGCGGTTCGAACGGCGATCTCGAAGTGACGATTATCGAAGCCGATGGTCGGCGCCGGGTATCGCTGCAAGCGTTTTCCAGCCTGCCGATCATGGTGCGCCAAGGGCAGTTGAAATACAGCGTCTCGGCCGGTCAGTTCAACAGCAACAGCGATGATCAGAAGTCGCCGCAATTTGTCAGCAGCACGCTGGCCTATGGCGTCAGCAGCAATCTGTCGACGATTGTCGGGGTCCAGGCGTCGGACAACTTCCAGGCGTTGTCCGTGGGCGCCGGTCGTAACACGTCGATCGGTGCGGTCTCGCTGGACGTGACCCACTCCAGCAGCCGCACCTTCGGTCAGGCCGTCACGGGCAACAGCCTGCGTGCCTTGTATGCCAAGACGTTTACCGGTACCGACACCAATTTCACGCTGGCCGCCTACCGCTACTCGACCGAGGGCTATCGCACCCTCACCGAGCACGTCGAAGCGCTGAGCAGCGACGGTCAGCCACGCACCGGTAACTCGAAAACCCGCACCGACCTCACCGTCAACCAGAGCCTGGGACGCAACCAGCAATATGGCAGCGTCTACGTGAACGCCAGCGACCAGCGCTACTGGGGGCGCGGTGGTTCGCAAAGCCTGTCGGCGGGTTACAGCAACTATTGGGGTGATGTGAGTTACAACATCGGGGCCACGTACTCCAAGGATGTCGGCAACTATGGGCCGTCGAACAATGACACCTTGCTGAACCTGTCCGTGTCATTCCCGCTGGGTTCCAAACCCCGTGCACCGCGGGCCTTTGTATCTGCCAGCACGCAGAAAGCCGACGACAGCACCCAGGTCGGCATCAATGGCTACCTGTCGGAAAACAGCGACACCTACTACTCGGTGCAAGGCGGCAACAGCAGCACCGGTGGCGGCAGCGGTTCGGTGAACCTCAGCACCCGTACCTCGGTGATGGACATCAGTGCCGGCTACAGCCAGGGACGCGGATACAACTCGCAGAGCCTTAACCTGGCAGGTTCGGTCGTGGGCCATGCCGGCGGGATCAACCTGGGACAAACTGTGGGCGAAACGTTCGCACTGGCACAGGTCGAAGGTGCGGCGGGGGTCAAGATCGCCAGCTACTCCGGGGCCAAGACCGCCAGCAACGGTTTTGCCGTGGTCCCAAACGCACAGCCTTACCGGGTGAACTGGATCAACCTGGACACCCGTGACCTGGGCGGCGATATCGAGATCGAGAATGCGACCCGGCAAGTCGTCCCCCGACGCGGAGCGGTGGTTCTGGCACGCTACGCCAGCAAGACCGGGCGGCGTGTGCAATTTGCGTTGTTCGACAGCCAGCATCGGCCAATTCCGTTTGGCGCGTCGCTCGAGGACGGCAACGGCAAGCAGTTAGCGATCTCTGACCCTGGTGGCAAGGCACTGGCGCTGGTCGAAACAGATGCCGGCACGCTCATCATCAACTGGCAGGGCCAGCGTTGTGAGGCGCCTTATGCGTTGCCGGAACGCAATAAGGCGCTGAACTATGAGCGTGTCTCGCTGGTGTGCAGTACGCCGGCCCTCTAG